The genomic segment acccagctctgctacatctaatacacatgacagctgcaccagcacactcagctctactatatctctatatatgacagctgccccagcaaacccagctctgctacatctatacacatgacagctgcccaaacacacccagctctgctacatctatacacatgacagttgccccagcacactcagctttgctatatctctatatatctatctactgtatagcaatacttagagatatatagatgtagcagtgctaggtgtgcttgggcagctgtcatatatagagatatagtagagctgagtgtgctggtgcagctgtcatgtgtattagatgtagcagagctgggtgtgctggggaagctatcatatatagagatatagcagagctgagtgttctgggacagctgtcatatagagatatagcagtgctgggtgtgttgaggcagctgtcatgtgtatagatgtacacttagccagctataacagtagaagtctcatattttttcaatcattggcaaggcagctcttatggctgtgtggttaagtgctttacctctgatacagaaggttgtgggtttgaatcccagcagaaacttttctgaaatacaagcactgactccatatatggacatacagggtgggacccaggaagaggctgcattgcatcgctgacatggaggtaagtagaagtgtttatttttttttaaatattcaactgttactgccatggggggagcgggaggcacttgatactggcacatgaggggaggggggttggcacctgatactggcacatggggggaggggggttggcacctgatactggcacatggggggaggggttggcacctgatactggcatatgggggggagagaggcacttgatactggcacttttttggggggagatggcactatgatactgggacatgggggggaagagagaggcacttgatactggcacgtgggggggggggttggcacttgatactggcacatgggtgggtttgacactatgatactggcacatgggggggagaggcacttgatactgccacttttttgggaggggagatgacactatgatactgggacatgggggggagaggcacttgatgctgcaacttttttttgggggggggagatggcactatgatacaggcacatgggggggaggagagaggcacttgatactggcacgtggggggtttggcacttgatactggcacatgggtgggtttggcactatgatactggcacatggtggggggaggcacttgatactgccacttttttaggGGGGGAGATGGCAATATGATACTgagacatggggggaagagagaggcacttgatactggcacatggaggggtttggcactatgatactggcacatggggggtgggaaggagagaggcacttgatactggcacattgggggggagatggcactatgatactgggacatgtggggggaggagagaggcacttgatactggcacatgatggggggggcatctatggggacacttactagcacattattggggggcattatgggggacactaggtcggcagcctattagaggccggacactgaggggcatctactggggcactatatatggggcattttatactggtacattatggggggcactagcaggaaggggagagaagagcactatggggaaatttactgggggcactatataggggtattctatactgggacattatggggatactatgggggcactatggggacattagctcaactgggggcattacaagggggtatttttgcactgtcacattataaggagaattatttctactgggggggcattatggtgggctttattactcccccatggtatgaccccctagtaacagcaccagcctctccctgctctggtaTCCCTCAGCCCCTtccccaaatccttattatgaaatctttctcattaggataaaacacaacatcagctccgccgagcccccggccaaagtgttgaagtggtgtacgagatccccaagggccaagccaagtaacagtaagttttcatatgaaatatgtttatgttatacacatatagcctacactgtgccccacaatatacagtataccgctacactgtgccaaaggagtggggtttacacaggaggagggaagtgcgaagcgcgctgggggggcccttacaaatatttgctgtggggcccagtcacttctagttacgcccctgcagaATACTATAtgaaacctgtatgcctccatgaccaaccatatctcatcttgtatccaggctagaggcggcccagaagggtactagagcctcctttcaattgtacagttttccctaaTGAACTCATCTGCGGGGGTTCACACTTGCTCATTCAGAACATTATCCTTTCTCTCTAATACTGTAATTCACTCATATAAAGTTTCAttcaattccaacaactccttcttgatGTGTCTTTTTTTGTCAATCAGTGTATTACCTCTATTCCACTGTGCTAAGTTTAAGATGTAAAACTGAGGTTGTCTTTCACATTTATCTGTCTGTctgcttatactgtatatgtagaaCATGCTCAGTCAGCCCAGTATTAAACACTGTAGAAAACGCTAGGAGGAAGGGGCTTGAGCTCTATGTTTATAGAGAGCAGGGCTGTGAGGGCCTGTTCTGGAGGACTTATGAGAGGAGAGACTGGAGAGAAACCCCTGAGAGGACAGTTGAGAAGGAGAGCAGTTAtctagagagaaagagacattAAAACTGAGAGAAGAGTTAACAAGACAGCTACAGGAGAGTGACTGGGACTGTTATCACTGCTGTGTGGCAGTTGAGAGATGATGGTGACCTGTGTCAGGGGTTTGTACAGATCTACAGGCTGATCTTGTGTCATTGTACAACCCTGAGTGATCCATTTCATTGCTAAAATAAATTTGTGCAAAATATACTGCCTGTCTTACTCTTGTGTTCATATATTACAACGGTTGTGCCTTACAAGTACAGTAGATGTAtgataacagtagcaaaagtatTAATCTGACTTAGTGGTCCATTAACATCAGGAAACACAGATACGATAGGGCCCTGCAGCAAAAACTTAACATGTCTGAAAAAcgtattaggctactttgacaTCTTCTTTTTTTGCTGGATGGGTTCAATAAAAACGCATCGGGtatataatacaactgtctgcatccgttcagaacagatcgggTTGAATTATATCCCAAatgaacaagacggatccgtcactaaatccattgtaagtcaatgagtAGTGTTGTAGAATCTAACAGCTGGGCCTAGCAAATGTATTGAGTTACCAATGCACAGTTtacatcaggtagtctgagaTGCAGTGCAACCATCTTGGATAACAAAAGAGGAGCCCAGGCTTGATCTGCTCTTATGAAGATAACTCCACTATTGGACTATACCTTCAAGAGGGCCAACAACGCTTTCTGAAAATCTCCAGATGTATCATCAGTGATATCCTTTTCAAGATCAGTTTTATAAGCTGAAAAGCAAACAACATTGTATACGTATATCAGTTATGTCATTGGATGATTAAATAGAATCATTACacattaaaaaagtgtttttctcaGCTTGAAGAGTTCTAGATATACCAAATCATAATCTCACAGCTGCCTTCTTCTACATTGAAAGTTCTTACTTAGCAGTTGGTTGATTAATAGACTTTAGGTTTTAGTGTCCATAAACTTGAATGGTAACGAAAAAACACAGCTTCAGCAGAATATGTCATCCATAGAAATAAGGAACCTTTTCAATAAATGCTATTTtacagttttaaattttttttaagagCTTTGGTCACACAATGTTCTGCCATCAGTTGACAGTAGTCAACATACCATAACTAAACACCAAATAGTCTGAAAGTAATTATGAGACACAGAGAGCAGCTTTTGATGCATTTAAACCACAAACAAAGAATAGATGCAGATACAAAAAGAAGTATAATTTTTAATTTCCCCACCTTAAAGTCTACTTTTAGTTCTGGCTAAAACAATAAAACACACACATAAAAACTGCCTTAAACATCCAGGTATAAATGTAAGCTGGCTGTGATTTAGCAATATAAACTTTTTTTCTACTTTATTCATCAAGCAGATACTAGAACTGTTACCGCATGGTTCACTGGCTAGATACCTGCTTTGTAGACTTCCTTAATCTTTTTGATTTGTTGATTAGGTCTTGTTACCAAAATTTCAATGAGTGTATCTTCATCTGTCCCAAGACCCTTTAACAGATTTACATACACAGTTACTATTAGTGCAAAACGTATTAGTAATTCTATATCTGGTTTCATTTTAAGACATCCTTGTAACTGAAAAATGTACACTGTTCTTTTTAACACTTTAGCTAATTGTCAAATATATGCATAAAAAATGATGGTggaaaaattatgcaaaaaaaGGTAACTTTTAATGATTCATTAAAGAGTCATTAAAGATGGATCTGCTGGTGTCCCTGTAGCCAGAGTTCTCGTGAACTGTAAACTGTAGTGGAGCTAGGGTATAAAATGTTCACCCTACTGTGCCCTACCAGGGCTAGTACACCCTAAGTGATCTCCTAATACAGAGTCCAGAATCTGTCCCTATTAACCAGGTCCTGAAAGCATACACTTGAGGTAAAATAAACCAGCACCCCAGTAGACAAATAGTAGCAACTCATAATCTCTATGTGTTTCATCTGTAAATATCCCCCAGACTCATCAGTGAATGGAGGAAGGGTTATAGTAAGGTAAGCACATTGTATCCACAGGAAGGCCACATATGACAGGTTCAAGACATAGTAACAAACATAGTTTATTAGTTAAGATGTCTAACACGTGGAACTATGCGTAGGGGCTACAAATCTTGACTACTCCTCTACTGGGATGGCAGTTTATTCTTCCCCTGAGCCTGGTAAATAGGGACAGGGTCCAGATGGGGCTGCACTTTTCAATCCAGTAACTCGATATTAGGAGGACACTTGGGGTATACAAGCCCTGATAGGGCAAAATAGAGTGTACAttgtatgtgccagcccagcaacAGTTTACAGTTCGGTCAAAATGCTGGCTACAAAAAGACCAACTGACTCACCTTCACCAGGACcaccatttgttttttttttgtcctgacaCATGCAATTTTGTGTGTCTGACCAAAGATACTGTACATtcactttcagggcaattggttTACAAGACCCTGTATATATTGCTGATTTGATCTGCATGACTATGTTTTAAGGCAAGTTTAATGGTGTACTGTACATACTTTTTACGTGTCTGTAGATACCAGACATCATGTGGGTTTGATTTTAAGGaatcattaaaagttatgttttattgcaTTGGTTTACCTGATTTGCTGCATTGGTTACACGTGGCTAGTGTATTATTTCTAATTGCCAAACAGTTAAAATGAAAACTATGGTGTAAATAGAGCTTTGGAACGTGGTAGCCTATCATTCCTGGAATAAAATACTAGGGTAAAACACACAAGACTAATTTACTATAGAAAAATCCTAATAAAGCGGAACAAACTTATATACCTCGCATGAGATACAACTCAACATTATGATACCTTTGTTGCTGCTTTTAGTTTGCTAGCATCAAACTCCTCTGGAGTTTTCAACATATCCAATATCACAGATTCTAGTTGACCACTGAGAGCCTTCTTCATAGCTTCTTCTAAAGTCtagaaaataaacaaaaattggtTCATTTTTGATCCAGAGAAATACTTAAATGGTACTTGTATACAGGTTACTCCCACATTTGTATACATTGATCCAATATGGAGTTAGATGGATATACAGAAACTTCTATACCATAGCACAGTACCGATGCCAATACATAATATGGTTGTATGTAGCCTTATACATGTTATAGGAAGTTATAACAGAGGTATAAGTTGACGCTCTGTAGCTCCAAGGCAAAATTTGTAACAGGGCCCCCAATTACATTGTGCCACTTAAAATATTGGATCCCTCTTATCTGGCTCAGAGCCTAAGGGTCTTTCCTTTTATAGCTATTATAGCTAGTTGTTGTAATGAGACAACCTCCTTTAAATATATTgtaacatcactgatataatttaataaaattctgcaatttccccaaaaaattatatTCTGCATTACATGTGTCTTATTGTGTCCATACCTTTCCTGTTTTCTTTAGGTAAGCTGCTTTAATCTCTTGACGctgttcattgcttctcttagtcAAGATATCGATAATAGATCCTTTATCGACTTCTGAATATTAAAATTAGTAAAATAaacatgttattttattttaatcaatATAACACCAATATTCATTAATCTGTTGTATTTGTTAAAAATAAACACCAGGAAAAACATGCGTATTTTCAAGAAGCAGATTTCTATTTTGAGTTATTTTTTGGATAACATTTTTCGACTTTTTTTTAGCTATGGGAAATGCATTTACTCAGGAGAATTATCAGAGAGATTCCACAGGAAGAACACTGCACCTTTTGATCCTTTTTCTCTAATATTGATGTTGTTTTCATGTAGTTTTAATATATTGTCAATGTTCAGGTGGGAACAGATCTCAGAGTTCACCCAATTTTTACCCTCCCAAACACGTTGCTTTTTATGCTTTTTACTCACTTTTAGTAAATTATTTTCCTGCTAGTAGCACCCgtaatcctctttttattttttctacttgaAATCTCACCCAAATTAAAGGTATATTAAAGAGTTATTGCTGTGATTATACATAATATTCAAATCCCAAATACTGTAAAGATGCTACTgtgactaaaaaaaaaatcaataacaaGGCCTTCAAAATATCATGTGCAATTTGAAACACTGCGGCATAAGGGCAATCGGGCTCCTCAGAAAAAAAACCTGTGTATGACTATAACTTATATTGCTGTCTCTTTGTGGATATAAAATATAAAGTCTATCTTGTCTATGATAGTTGATACACAATTTCATACAGATGATTAATTTGATTCAAACTGATGTGTGTAACATTGTTATATGACCTGTATCCAAAAGCATATGTAAACACAGAGTGGGTCATGTATGAAGACTGGTATGATGCAGCATAGAACACACTGTATTCCCTATTACCAtagcacatactgtacatattatgGAATACAGTCCACCTTACTAAGCAATGCCCAGCTTTATCTTCTATTCCTTAGTGTAACAGTTAAAGTGCAACTGTGGTTTCAAGTAATTTTTCAGAAAAAGTTCCAATGTGTGTGTACATCAGGAATAACACTAAttctggccattatatgacttATGTCTGGCATCTTTAGCAGTTTTACTCTCTGCAATCTGTAATTCTCTTGTTTCCTGAGATAGTAGGTGGAGACTAGTTGATCATAATGTCTACCTATTCAAAGGACACAGATAAACAGCATCATCTCCTCCCTAATTTTCTGTAGCACATTGTCAGAAGTAAAGGAGTACAGCAGTTTACATGTAGATCCATCAGTGAAGTTAGACAGTAGATCAGAGCAGTCCCTCCCTTGctcttctcctcccccctctCGATAGACTTCTAGGTAATCTGATGCCTCAGTGAGCAGGCAGCCAGTCTCCACTAAAAAGATATATCTGAACAGTGTATTGAGAGTTAGTGAAGAGGAGGTAGAACATGACAGTAGTCTGATAAAAGAAGAAGGAAGCATCTTTCTCTGATGAAAtaaattacgtttttttttttatagttacctGTACTTGCCTTCCATTCTAGAGTGGTACAAAGAGATGTTACG from the Bufo bufo chromosome 2, aBufBuf1.1, whole genome shotgun sequence genome contains:
- the LOC120989152 gene encoding annexin A1-like, with product MEEQQCSVVQQMLQAAQHTQESCAEVKGVQGGSDFKPRPRFNPTEDVNALEKAITGKEVDKGSIIDILTKRSNEQRQEIKAAYLKKTGKTLEEAMKKALSGQLESVILDMLKTPEEFDASKLKAATKGLGTDEDTLIEILVTRPNQQIKKIKEVYKAAYKTDLEKDITDDTSGDFQKALLALLKGVRSEGLLC